A genomic region of Gemmata massiliana contains the following coding sequences:
- a CDS encoding ABC transporter ATP-binding protein, translating into MIECRDLTKKYGELFAVDRLSLKLAPGDVYGFIGPNGSGKTTTMRMLATLLNPSWGEATVCGHSIYTGSKEIRRAIGYMPDFFGVYDDMKVTEYLEFFAAAYRIQGAERKKKVEQVLDYVDLGYKRDALVTSLSRGMTQRLGLARVLLHDPQVLLLDEPASGLDPRARIEMRELIKRLRQEQKTIMLSSHILPELAEICNTLGIIERGKLIFNGTVEEAENEVRKLRGGRAFLVSVGERNAEAAKKLTAFKEVAGADLDPKAGAVRVALRSGYDDGSFIPERLIADRFKLHSFREEEINIEHIFLTITKGITS; encoded by the coding sequence ATGATCGAGTGCCGCGACCTGACGAAGAAGTACGGCGAGTTGTTCGCGGTGGACCGGCTTTCGCTGAAGCTGGCGCCGGGCGACGTGTACGGGTTCATCGGGCCGAACGGGTCCGGGAAGACCACCACGATGCGGATGCTCGCCACGCTGCTGAACCCCAGTTGGGGCGAGGCGACCGTGTGCGGGCACTCGATCTACACGGGGTCGAAGGAGATCCGCCGCGCGATCGGGTACATGCCGGACTTCTTCGGCGTGTACGACGACATGAAGGTGACCGAGTACCTGGAGTTCTTTGCCGCTGCGTACCGCATCCAGGGCGCGGAGCGCAAAAAGAAGGTCGAGCAGGTGCTCGACTACGTCGACCTCGGGTACAAGCGCGACGCGCTCGTGACGAGCCTGAGCCGCGGGATGACGCAGCGCCTCGGCCTCGCGCGCGTGCTGCTCCACGACCCACAGGTGCTGCTCCTCGACGAACCCGCGAGCGGCCTCGACCCGCGCGCCCGCATCGAGATGCGGGAACTCATCAAGCGCCTGCGCCAGGAACAGAAGACGATCATGCTGTCATCGCACATCCTCCCGGAGCTGGCCGAGATCTGTAACACGCTCGGCATCATCGAGCGCGGGAAGTTGATCTTCAACGGCACCGTCGAAGAGGCCGAGAACGAGGTCCGCAAGCTCCGCGGCGGGCGCGCGTTCCTGGTTTCCGTCGGCGAGCGCAACGCCGAAGCCGCCAAGAAACTGACCGCGTTTAAAGAGGTCGCGGGCGCGGACCTCGACCCGAAGGCGGGTGCCGTCCGCGTCGCGCTCCGCAGCGGCTACGACGACGGGAGTTTCATCCCCGAGCGCCTCATCGCCGACCGGTTCAAGCTCCACAGCTTCCGGGAAGAAGAAATCAACATCGAGCACATCTTCCTCACCATCACGAAGGGGATCACGAGCTAG
- a CDS encoding sensor histidine kinase, whose translation MSRRLLGPVGGPVVFFLIAALVFAGLGWVTITALRVERAQREAAAQAELGNNLRVALWRLDGRMLPALGVEDSRPFYHYSPADPLSGSTAGPTPLLAAPLPDWMKLHVQLDPSTGWESPQVLAPGARERVQEAWPDLPLRNDTPERAEALRDLRANYPATATCELLAARERAIPADSPPFAAPLFANNTLQLYPGAPSSPPKPPPPPEMGPVSGLPPLPPVLDSTNTNTHTFRLFGWDFKSREALAGNLRDPDSRSGPKKETNLPGSGAQAPNPPAQAPGASAGRGGFAQAPDKDRALNEYLNRAQTSQRAIQDSKNAGVDPLYGKNYTQNLGPNSESKNPSNPTTPPVAGPGGPGAGGPPSSGVAGAGGFPGVSGGPGMPGGGMPGGAPPGGYLGDRGKEGKSLVPPVPAKPSAPTDPGKKADTEKLGASKDSDTIKKAQIDSLSEHLSLLRAKLEGRLPLDEFQERFRKSSITDTQPLIVAAWSIAGTVYLTGSPHPVPPAEERPALTNTTGNTVLNNPFNMLAGPPGVSIHLGSMRPQWITAADGSETLALVRVAKLDNKTVYQGVILDWAKLEPVLKDEVRDLFPDAHLVPVKNPDGVSLDRAMTALPVQLDPALAPELPPTGWTPLRLGLVLAWVAAFIAFAAVGLSGWSLIDLAERRIRFVSAVTHELRTPLTSLRLYLDLLTSGMIHDEAKRQEYLNTLATESDRLHRLIDNVLDFAKLEKRRKNGDLKPIKASELIEQLQQTWADRVAADGKELIVVSTLPADLEVCTDAAMVHQIVGNLIDNARKYARDAADQRIWLWAKPDGLNRVIFEVEDRGVGVPPNERKTIFKPFRRGASADAAAGGAGLGLALAKQWAEVLGGTVAYRPAEGAPGSCFRLELPAK comes from the coding sequence ATGTCGAGGCGATTGCTCGGTCCGGTCGGCGGACCGGTTGTGTTCTTTCTCATCGCCGCCCTGGTGTTCGCCGGGCTGGGTTGGGTTACGATCACAGCCCTGCGCGTAGAGCGCGCCCAACGGGAAGCCGCTGCCCAAGCCGAACTCGGCAACAACCTCCGAGTCGCACTCTGGCGCCTCGACGGGCGCATGCTCCCGGCTCTGGGTGTCGAAGATAGCCGACCGTTCTACCACTACAGTCCGGCCGATCCGCTCTCCGGCTCCACCGCCGGCCCCACACCGCTCCTCGCGGCGCCGCTCCCGGACTGGATGAAGCTCCACGTTCAACTCGATCCGTCGACCGGGTGGGAATCGCCGCAAGTTCTTGCTCCCGGCGCCCGCGAGCGCGTGCAGGAAGCTTGGCCCGATCTCCCGCTCCGGAACGACACGCCGGAACGCGCGGAAGCGCTCCGCGACCTGCGCGCGAACTACCCGGCTACCGCCACGTGCGAACTGCTCGCGGCCCGTGAACGCGCGATCCCGGCCGATTCGCCACCGTTTGCGGCACCGCTCTTTGCCAACAACACGCTCCAGTTGTACCCGGGCGCCCCCAGTTCACCACCCAAGCCCCCTCCCCCGCCGGAGATGGGACCGGTGAGCGGGCTACCACCGCTTCCCCCGGTACTCGACTCGACGAATACAAACACACACACGTTCCGCCTGTTCGGGTGGGACTTCAAGTCGCGCGAAGCACTCGCGGGCAACCTACGCGATCCCGACAGCAGGTCCGGGCCGAAAAAAGAAACCAACCTTCCGGGTAGTGGCGCTCAAGCCCCTAACCCGCCGGCCCAAGCCCCCGGCGCAAGTGCCGGACGCGGCGGGTTCGCGCAAGCGCCGGACAAAGATCGCGCGCTGAACGAGTACCTGAACCGCGCACAAACCAGTCAGCGTGCAATTCAGGACTCGAAGAACGCGGGTGTCGATCCCCTGTATGGCAAAAACTACACGCAGAATTTGGGGCCGAATTCTGAGTCAAAAAACCCTTCAAACCCAACCACTCCACCTGTGGCCGGCCCCGGCGGGCCGGGGGCAGGCGGCCCCCCGTCTTCGGGCGTCGCTGGTGCGGGTGGATTCCCGGGAGTGTCTGGAGGCCCTGGAATGCCAGGAGGGGGAATGCCCGGCGGAGCGCCCCCGGGAGGGTACCTCGGCGATAGGGGCAAAGAAGGTAAATCACTCGTCCCGCCCGTGCCCGCGAAGCCGAGCGCCCCAACTGATCCCGGCAAAAAGGCCGATACGGAAAAGCTGGGCGCCTCGAAAGATTCCGACACGATCAAGAAAGCTCAGATCGATTCACTCTCGGAACACTTGTCGCTTCTGCGCGCAAAGCTCGAAGGTCGGCTCCCACTCGATGAATTCCAGGAGCGGTTCCGCAAGTCATCGATCACGGATACGCAGCCACTGATAGTCGCTGCATGGAGCATCGCGGGGACGGTGTACCTCACCGGAAGCCCCCACCCGGTCCCGCCCGCCGAAGAGCGCCCGGCACTGACGAACACCACCGGCAATACGGTTCTGAACAACCCGTTCAACATGCTCGCGGGTCCACCGGGTGTCAGTATCCACCTCGGGTCGATGCGGCCCCAATGGATCACCGCGGCCGACGGTTCGGAAACGCTCGCTCTCGTGCGGGTCGCGAAGCTCGACAACAAAACCGTCTACCAGGGCGTGATCCTCGATTGGGCGAAACTGGAACCGGTCCTGAAGGACGAAGTGCGCGACCTGTTCCCGGACGCGCACCTCGTCCCGGTGAAGAACCCGGACGGCGTTTCACTCGACCGCGCGATGACCGCGCTGCCCGTGCAACTCGACCCCGCCCTCGCGCCCGAATTGCCGCCCACGGGCTGGACCCCGCTGCGCCTCGGACTGGTGCTGGCATGGGTCGCGGCATTTATTGCGTTCGCGGCAGTCGGGTTGAGCGGGTGGTCGCTCATCGATCTCGCCGAGCGCCGAATCCGGTTCGTGTCCGCCGTGACACACGAACTGCGCACACCGCTCACGTCGCTTCGCCTGTACCTCGACCTGCTCACGAGCGGCATGATTCACGACGAAGCGAAACGGCAGGAATACCTGAACACGCTCGCGACCGAGTCCGACCGGCTGCACCGGCTCATCGATAACGTGCTGGACTTCGCCAAACTCGAAAAACGCCGGAAGAACGGTGACCTGAAGCCGATCAAAGCCAGCGAACTGATCGAGCAACTCCAACAGACGTGGGCGGACCGCGTGGCGGCCGACGGCAAGGAGCTGATTGTCGTCTCCACGCTCCCGGCGGACCTGGAGGTCTGCACCGATGCGGCGATGGTCCATCAGATCGTCGGGAACCTGATCGATAACGCGCGGAAGTACGCGCGCGACGCAGCCGACCAGCGCATCTGGCTCTGGGCCAAACCCGACGGCCTGAACCGCGTGATCTTCGAGGTCGAGGACCGCGGTGTTGGGGTGCCACCGAACGAGCGCAAGACGATCTTCAAGCCGTTCCGCCGCGGCGCGAGCGCGGACGCTGCAGCCGGAGGTGCTGGGCTAGGCTTGGCACTCGCCAAACAGTGGGCCGAGGTGCTCGGCGGCACAGTCGCGTACCGCCCGGCCGAAGGCGCCCCCGGCTCGTGCTTCCGACTGGAACTCCCGGCGAAGTGA
- a CDS encoding MazG nucleotide pyrophosphohydrolase domain-containing protein, which yields MTLRDVQHRIRALFGAKDGKRGVEGTFMWFMEEVGELSAALRDPSADPDNLRLEFADVLAWLATLANIAGVDLEDAMRQKYGAGCPKCHATPCVCGAAKP from the coding sequence ATGACCCTCCGCGACGTTCAGCACCGCATCCGCGCCCTGTTCGGGGCCAAGGACGGGAAGCGCGGCGTCGAGGGCACGTTCATGTGGTTCATGGAGGAGGTCGGCGAACTGTCGGCCGCGCTCCGCGACCCGTCCGCGGACCCGGACAACCTCCGATTGGAGTTCGCCGACGTGCTGGCGTGGCTCGCGACCCTCGCGAACATCGCGGGCGTGGACCTCGAAGACGCGATGCGGCAGAAGTACGGCGCCGGCTGTCCGAAGTGCCACGCGACACCCTGTGTGTGCGGCGCCGCCAAACCGTGA